AATTGGTTAAACCCGTCTCTCAACTGCCCGGAATGTAAGATGCTACGCCTCAACCTGTCCCTTTCTGAAAACGGCAACGAACTGACAGGCACAAGTACGCGCGAAGATCTTGGTAAAATATATCCAATCACATGCACCAGAATGCCTTGATTCAAAGCCCGGTAGCAAACGTAGGGCGGGTCACACCCGCTGCACAACAATCGCGACAACATGCCCAACTATCGCGCGTCAACGATAGCGGTTTCGATGAGACCTATTGCGAGGCGCGGTTCTTTGAGTAGCAAGGGTACATGGAATGCCCCCTGCGTGCTGAAATACACCGGTAGTCACCTGCTTGCCGCGTTGTTGTGCGCGACTGCCTCGGTATTGGCCGGTGCCCCGGACCAGGAATGCGGAGAACGCGTGTCGCTGGCCAAGCTGATCACTGATCCGGAGACGTACCACGGCAAGGCGTTGTGGGTTGTGGCCCATGTCACGATCGACTTCGAGAACATGACCGTCTGCCCTTCCGAGAATGAAACTCAAGCGAAGAACTGCCTCTGGCTCGACATAGACGATGGTCCCTACAATACCGATCAGGACTACGCGCGCTACCAGTCGAAGCTGCAGACATGGAAGCGGTTCAATCTCCAGACCGTCGCCATCCATGCGATGTTCGACAAGACCTTGAAAGGTCATTTCAGCATGTGGCCGGCTGGCCTCGGGAATGTTGCCGAGGTGTCGGGGCATCAAGGTGGCTGGAACTTCACCGCAAACGCCACCGCGCCGCGCACCGTCTGCGTGGGTGAGTTGCCGGTACCGAAAGAGTCGAGCGACCACCGCTGGATGAGATCCGGCAGTTTGAAACTGCGGAACGGGGACTACGATGGCGCCATGGCCGATTTTAGCCGTGCTATCTCGCTCGAACCATCAAATAGCGGTTATTACCTTATACGCGCCAACGCGAAGGAGCGAAAACGCGACCATGCCGGCGCCACTGCCGACTACACGCGCGCGATAGAGTTTGCGCGGGAAGACAAGGATGTCATATACATTGTCCGCGCCGAGGCGAGAGAACAGACAGGTGATCTCGACGGGGCCATTGCTGACTACACCCGGGCGATCGAGATCAATCCGAAGCTCGCCGATGCCTATCATGGTCGCGGTCTGGCGAAACAGAAAAAGGGCGACGCTAAAGGCGCCGCGGCGGACCTGGCGCGAGCCAGGCAGTTAACACCGGCGCAGTCGCCGCCGTAGCGCCAATCAACGGGAATGTTAAAGGTTGGAGTGATTAGCCTATGATCAAACAGCAATCCGCACGCACATTACTATGGTTCTCGGTCATCCTGCTGGTGGTCGGTGCAGCGATCACCGATCCGGCGGCTGGGATTGCTTTCATGGCGCTGGCCGGGTTGGGTGCGCTCGGCGTTATCGCGCTCGGCAACAGGCGCCTCAAACTGATCGGGCTCCTCGTGCTGGCGGTGTCGGTCGGCATGGCCGCGGCTTACTGGCCGGCGGCCAAGAACCATATGGCGAAGTATCAGGAGCGCGCGAAGAACGCGGCCTCGAAAAACCACACGCCGGCTGATGTACCGGAGAAACGTTGACCAACGGGTTCATGTTGATGTAGGAGGCGCGCCCAACAGGGCAGTCTGTCTGGGTGTTATGACCTTCCTCAGTCCTCCGTAGCCCTCCGTTAACCGGAGCATCCAAAAACCCCCGGGCCAATCTCGCTTGAGCAATTCACCCCCAGGGTTCAGGCCGTAGCAGCGTCAATTCCTTCCCGCGCCACCTTCACCAGAAAATCAATTTCCTCCGGCTGAATCACGTATGGCGGCATAAAATAAATCACGTCGCCGAGCGGGCGCAGCAGCGCGCCGTGTTCGAGCGCATGGCGGTAAACCGCCAGTCCGCGCCGTTCCTGCCACGCAAACGGCGCACGCGTTTTTTTGTTCTGCACCATTTCCATCGCCAGGATCATGCCGGTCTGGCGTACCTCGGCCACGTGCGGATGCTCGGCGAGCGATGCCGTCACCCGCGCCATGTGCGTCGCGAGTTTGCGGTTGTGGTTGAGCACGTCGTCGTCGCGAAAGATGTCGAGCGTGGCCAGGGCCGCGGCGCAGGCGAGCGGGTTGCCGGTGTAGGAATGCGAGTGCAGAAATGCCTTGCGTGCGGCGTAATCGGCATAGAAAGCCTGGTAGACCGCATCAGTCGTCAGGCACACTGAAAGTGGCAGATAGCCACCGGTCAGGCCCTTGCCGAGACACAGGAAATCGGGGGCGATATCGGCCTGTTCGCAGGCGAACATGGTTCCCGTGCGCCCGAAGCCCACAGCGATTTCATCGGCGATGAGATGCACCCGGTGTTTGTCACACGCCTGTCGCAGCAGCTTCAGGTAAACCGGATCGTACATGCGCATGGAGCCAGCGCACTGCACCAGCGGTTCCACGATCACGGCGCAGACCTCGCTGGCATGGCGTTCCAGTGCCTTTTCCATTTCGGCGAAGGTGCGGGTGGAGTAATCGGCCCAGGACTCGCCGGGCTCGCGGTAATAACAATCCGGGGATTTGACCGTGACCGGCTTCAGCAGCAAGGGTTGGTAGGTTTCCTTATATAAGGAGACATCCCCCATCGACAAGGCGCCCAGGGTTTCGCCGTGGTAGCTGTTCGCCAGATTAATGAAGCGTATGCGTTTTTTCTCGCCGCGGTTCTGCCAGTAATGAAAACTCATCTTGAGCGCGATTTCGACGGCGGCG
The Sulfuricaulis sp. DNA segment above includes these coding regions:
- a CDS encoding tetratricopeptide repeat protein; the protein is MLKYTGSHLLAALLCATASVLAGAPDQECGERVSLAKLITDPETYHGKALWVVAHVTIDFENMTVCPSENETQAKNCLWLDIDDGPYNTDQDYARYQSKLQTWKRFNLQTVAIHAMFDKTLKGHFSMWPAGLGNVAEVSGHQGGWNFTANATAPRTVCVGELPVPKESSDHRWMRSGSLKLRNGDYDGAMADFSRAISLEPSNSGYYLIRANAKERKRDHAGATADYTRAIEFAREDKDVIYIVRAEAREQTGDLDGAIADYTRAIEINPKLADAYHGRGLAKQKKGDAKGAAADLARARQLTPAQSPP
- a CDS encoding adenosylmethionine--8-amino-7-oxononanoate transaminase gives rise to the protein MDNESLTQRDLRVLWHPCTQMQDHESLPLIPIRRGQGVWLEDFEGKRYLDAISSWWVNLFGHANPRINAAVAKQLQNLEHVILAGFTHEPVVQLSERLVQIAPRGLTRCFYADSGSAAVEIALKMSFHYWQNRGEKKRIRFINLANSYHGETLGALSMGDVSLYKETYQPLLLKPVTVKSPDCYYREPGESWADYSTRTFAEMEKALERHASEVCAVIVEPLVQCAGSMRMYDPVYLKLLRQACDKHRVHLIADEIAVGFGRTGTMFACEQADIAPDFLCLGKGLTGGYLPLSVCLTTDAVYQAFYADYAARKAFLHSHSYTGNPLACAAALATLDIFRDDDVLNHNRKLATHMARVTASLAEHPHVAEVRQTGMILAMEMVQNKKTRAPFAWQERRGLAVYRHALEHGALLRPLGDVIYFMPPYVIQPEEIDFLVKVAREGIDAATA